A genome region from Triticum aestivum cultivar Chinese Spring chromosome 2B, IWGSC CS RefSeq v2.1, whole genome shotgun sequence includes the following:
- the LOC100037556 gene encoding MLP-like protein 423 has product MASKVELVVEVKSPAEKLWTAMRESTELFPKIFPEQYKSIETVEGDGKSAGTVRLIKYTEGVPMVTFAKEKVEVADDEKKVVSYSVVDGELVSFYKNFRVTVQVTDKGADGAGAVVNWTMDFDKASDEVPEPDVIKETAAKTFHDLDDYLLKN; this is encoded by the exons ATGGCGTCCAAGGTCGAGCTGGTGGTGGAGGTGAAGTCGCCGGCGGAGAAGCTGTGGACGGCGATGCGCGAGTCGACGGAGCTGTTCCCCAAGATCTTCCCCGAGCAGTACAAGAGCATCGAGACCGTGGAGGGCGACGGCAAGTCCGCCGGCACCGTCCGCCTCATCAAGTACACCGAGG GGGTTCCGATGGTGACGTTCGCCAAGGAGAAGGTGGAGGTGGCGGACGACGAGAAGAAGGTGGTGTCGTACAGCGTGGTGGACGGCGAGCTGGTGAGCTTCTACAAGAACTTCAGGGTGACGGTGCAGGTGACCGACAAGGGCGCCGACGGCGCCGGCGCGGTGGTGAACTGGACCATGGACTTCGACAAGGCCAGCGACGAGGTGCCCGAGCCGGACGTCATCAAGGAGACCGCCGCCAAGACCTTCCACGACCTCGACGACTACCTCCTCAAGAACTAG
- the LOC123045701 gene encoding probable RNA-dependent RNA polymerase 2, whose amino-acid sequence MATAVSAPVFTATVRVSNIPPSAVAKELLAFFDSAVAAAGEAYACEIAAARRGWLSRGDGSVQFDSTATATLAAELASSGRLPRFLGSLLSVSPAPADLLPRAPDLSLRVADARLLVGNRVAERELEAADSWDGVRVEVIPAKRRIDLYLNHDSQRYKLEVFFEDIRNCYQCSFDGADAILLQLMYAPRICTTISGPAVYSRFSDDRFHACKEDAKFTWVRALDFTPNHSFGKCSTLALILDEGASVSFILNSLPFSGELGELAISSMEFFGPLSKVVPLVDCPSGCSVPYEVLFRLNSLVHMGKIVAKDANADLFKALEEIPVHISRRIFEKMSKLEFTCYEPLRFIQQEAHSRKRGHDALLSSKTEGEGKLMMCYRIHITPAKIYCLGPEEEVSNYVVKRHKQYASDFARVTFVDEDWSKLFPDAISARTGRGFLSQPLKTGLYYRILSILKEGFSIGPKKYEFLAFSASQLRGSSVWMFASNDSLKAEDIRRWMGNFEEIRSVSKCAARMGQLFSSSRQTLEILPRDVEEIPDIEVTTDGSKYIFSDGIGKISERLAKEMACRIGLDYTNPPSAFQIRYGGYKGVVAVDPDSFRNLSLRPSMKKFESKSRMFNITSTSKSQPCYMNREVISLLSTLGIRDEIFESMQQNDMRELDEMLTNREAALSVLGKIGSAETKTASKILLQGYEPSLEPYLLMILKAHQDNRLTDIRTRCKIHVPKARVLLGCLDETGELEYGQVYIRITKNSKEQKDNRQPYFAEDNGKEKTAVVVGKVAVSKNPCLHPGDIRVLEAVYDHGLYAKNLIDCVVFPQRGERPHPNECSGGDLDGDLYFITWDEKLIPEEVDSPMDYTAARPRIMDHVVTLEEIQKYFVDYMINDSLGAISTAHLVHADRHPMKARSPECLQLAALHSMAVDFAKSGAPAEMPRSLRPKEYPDFMERWDKPTYISNGALGKLYRAAASRMQSAPAPSSSAQSSPVFDPDLEVPGFEEFLASAEECYDLYAEKLSTLMSYYGAEHEDEILTGNIRNRLLYLKKDNKRYFEMKDRIINSVEGLHKEVQGWFRSRPKAEASRWASAWYRVTYHPEHRRPGKKQFWSFPWIICDELLKIKESSKRRTQQVDGAAA is encoded by the exons ATGGCGACGGCGGTGTCGGCGCCCGTCTTCACGGCGACGGTGCGGGTCTCCAATATCCCGCCCTCCGCCGTCGCTAAGGAGCTCCTAGCATTCTTCGATtccgccgtcgccgctgccggcGAAGCCTACGCCTGCGAGATCGCCGCCGCCCGACGCGGCTGGTTAAGTCGAGGCGATGGGAGCGTTCAGTTCGATTCCACCGCCACCGCAACCCTCGCCGCCGAACTCGCCTCCTCCGGTCGCCTACCGCGCTTCCTCGGCTCCCTCCTCTCCGTCTCCCCTGCCCCCGCGGACCTTCTCCCCCGCGCGCCCGACCTTTCTCTCCGCGTGGCCGACGCCCGCCTCCTTGTTGGCAACCGGGTCGCCGAGCGCGAATTGGAGGCGGCTGACTCTTGGGACGGCGTCCGCGTGGAGGTCATCCCAGCGAAGCGGCGGATAGACCTGTACCTGAATCACGATTCCCAGAGGTACAAGCTGGAGGTTTTCTTCGAGGACATCAGGAACTGCTACCAGTGCAGCTTCGATGGGGCCGACGCCATCCTGCTTCAG CTCATGTATGCACCAAGGATATGCACAACAATTTCTGGGCCTGCAGTTTATTCAAGGTTCTCGGATGACCGCTTTCATGCATGCAAGGAGGATGCGAAGTTTACCTGGGTCAGAGCACTGGATTTTACACCCAACCACTCTTTTGGGAAGTGTTCAACTCTTGCCCTCATACTTGATGAAGGTGCATCGGTGTCATTTATTCTCAACAGCTTGCCTTTCTCAGGAGAATTAGGGGAATTGGCCATTTCTTCAATGGAATTTTTTGGCCCGTTGTCCAAAGTCGTTCCCCTTGTTGATTGCCCAAGTGGTTGTTCAGTGCCGTATGAAGTTCTCTTTCGTCTCAATTCTCTTGTTCACATGGGGAAGATAGTTGCCAAAGATGCTAATGCTGATCTGTTTAAAGCTCTTGAAGAAATTCCAGTTCATATTTCAAGGAGGATTTTTGAGAAAATGAGCAAGCTAGAGTTTACATGCTATGAACCTTTGCGATTCATCCAGCAGGAGGCTCATAGCAGGAAGAGGGGCCACGATGCTTTGCTTTCCAGTAAGACTGAAGGTGAAGGAAAGTTAATGATGTGTTACAGAATTCACATTACTCCAGCCAAAATATACTGCTTGGGGCCTGAGGAAGAAGTTTCAAATTATGTGGTTAAGCGTCACAAACAGTATGCTTCTGACTTTGCtagagttacttttgtcgacgaagACTGGAGTAAGCTTTTTCCAGATGCTATCTCAGCTAGAACTGGACGAGGGTTCCTTTCTCAACCCTTGAAAACTGGCCTATATTATCGTATTTTATCCATCCTGAAAGAAGGATTTTCCATTGGTCCAAAGAAGTATGAATTCCTGGCCTTCTCAGCAAGTCAACTTCGTGGAAGTTCTGTTTGGATGTTTGCTTCTAATGATTCCCTGAAGGCCGAGGATATAAGAAGGTGGATGGGAAACTTTGAAGAAATTCGTTCAGTATCTAAGTGTGCAGCTAGAATGGGCCAGCTGTTCAGCTCCTCCAGACAAACACTTGAAATCCTACCACGGGATGTAGAAGAGATTCCAGATATTGAAGTCACAACTGATGGCAGTAAATACATATTTTCTGATGGTATCGGGAAGATCTCTGAGAGACTTGCTAAAGAAATGGCTTGCCGAATTGGATTAGACTATACTAACCCTCCTTCAGCTTTTCAAATAAGGTATGGTGGCTACAAAGGAGTTGTTGCTGTCGACCCTGATTCCTTTCGTAATCTTTCTCTGCGACCTAGTATGAAGAAATTCGAATCAAAGAGCAGAATGTTTAACATTACAAGTACCAGCAAATCCCAACCATGCTATATGAATCGTGAAGTTATCTCTCTCCTTTCAACTTtggggataagagatgagatattTGAGTCGATGCAACAGAATGATATGCGTGAATTAGATGAAATGCTGACCAACAGAGAAGCTGCTCTCTCTGTTCTGGGGAAAATTGGCAGTGCAGAAACGAAGACAGCATCGAAAATTTTACTGCAAGGTTATGAACCAAGTTTAGAGCCTTACCTGTTGATGATTCTTAAGGCCCATCAGGATAATAGGCTGACTGACATAAGAACTAGATGTAAGATTCATGTTCCGAAGGCCCGTGTTCTTCTTGGTTGTTTGGATGAAACAGGTGAATTAGAATATGGTCAAGTGTACATCAGAATTACAAAGAACAGCAAAGAGCAGAAGGATAATCGTCAGCCATATTTTGCTGAAGATAATGGAAAAGAGAAAACAGCCGTTGTTGTTGGAAAAGTTGCAGTATCGAAAAATCCTTGTCTCCATCCTGGTGACATCAGAGTACTTGAAGCTGTCTATGACCATGGTTTGTATGCAAAGAACCTGATTGATTGTGTTGTCTTCCCCCAAAGAGGAGAAAG GCCTCATCCAAATGAATGCTCCGGGGGCGATTTGGACGGTGACCTCTATTTTATCACTTGGGATGAGAAACTGATTCCAGAGGAGGTTGATTCACCTATGGACTACACTGCAGCAAGGCCACGCATAATGGATCATGTTGTTACACTTGAG GAAATTCAGAAGTACTTTGTGGATTACATGATAAATGACTCGCTCGGTGCAATCTCAACTGCTCACTTGGTCCACGCGGATCGTCATCCAATGAAAGCCCGGAGCcctgagtgcctccaactagctgCTTTGCATTCGATGGCAGTTGACTTTGCCAAGTCAGGAGCTCCAGCTGAAATGCCCCGGTCACTGAGACCAAAGGAGTACCCCGACTTCATGGAACGGTGGGACAAACCAACGTACATCTCCAACGGAGCTCTCGGCAAGCTCTATCGAGCGGCTGCGAGCCGTATGCAGAGCGCTCCTGCCCCCTCGTCTTCGGCTCAATCGAGCCCCGTGTTCGATCCTGACCTAGAGGTCCCTGGCTTCGAGGAATTCCTGGCATCTGCGGAGGAGTGCTATGACCTGTACGCGGAGAAGCTGAGCACCCTGATGAGCTACTATGGTGCGGAGCATGAGGACGAGATCCTGACAGGCAACATCCGGAATAGGCTCCTGTACCTGAAGAAGGACAACAAGAGGTACTTCGAGATGAAGGACCGCATCATCAACTCGGTGGAGGGCCTGCACAAGGAGGTGCAGGGTTGGTTCAGGAGCCGCCCGAAGGCAGAGGCGTCAAGGTGGGCGTCGGCATGGTACCGTGTGACCTATCACCCGGAACACCGACGGCCGGGAAAGAAGCAGTTCTGGAGCTTCCCGTGGATCATCTGTGacgagctgctgaagatcaaggaGTCCAGTAAGCGGCGCACGCAGCAGGTGGACGGCGCGGCGGCCTGA